One Halobacterium sp. DL1 DNA window includes the following coding sequences:
- a CDS encoding NAD-dependent epimerase, producing the protein MDDPVLLTGATGRVGQAILGGIGDDYDWRLLDRDPPTGDPDHDYVVADVTDEDAVRDAVEGVGAVVHLAGDPRPEAPWESVLRNNIDGTKTVLDAAVDADVEKFVFASSNHAVGHYETARKPDLYRRDDDFRLDGTELPRPSNLYGVSKATGETLGRYYFDECDLSFVAVRIGNLTEGHPPINYERGQAMWLSYRDCAHLFDCCLEAEYGYEVVYGISDNDRKYYSLERAREVLGYDPRDNSAEWNDDERAAEDD; encoded by the coding sequence ATGGACGACCCGGTCCTCCTCACTGGCGCCACGGGCCGCGTCGGGCAGGCCATCCTCGGCGGCATCGGCGACGACTACGACTGGCGGCTGCTCGACCGGGATCCGCCGACAGGTGACCCCGACCACGACTACGTGGTCGCCGACGTCACCGACGAGGACGCCGTCCGCGACGCCGTCGAAGGCGTCGGCGCGGTGGTCCACCTCGCGGGCGACCCCCGACCCGAGGCACCCTGGGAGAGCGTGCTCCGCAACAACATCGACGGCACGAAGACCGTCCTCGATGCGGCCGTCGACGCCGACGTCGAGAAGTTCGTCTTCGCTTCCTCGAACCACGCCGTCGGGCACTACGAGACGGCCCGGAAGCCAGACCTCTACCGCCGCGACGACGACTTCCGCCTCGACGGCACCGAACTCCCGCGTCCGAGCAACCTCTACGGCGTCTCGAAGGCGACCGGCGAGACGCTGGGTCGCTACTACTTCGACGAGTGCGACCTCTCCTTCGTCGCGGTCCGCATCGGCAACCTCACCGAGGGCCACCCGCCCATCAACTACGAGCGGGGACAGGCGATGTGGCTCTCCTACCGCGACTGTGCGCACCTTTTCGACTGCTGTCTCGAGGCAGAGTACGGCTACGAGGTGGTCTACGGCATCTCGGACAACGACCGGAAGTACTACAGCCTGGAGCGTGCTCGCGAGGTGCTGGGCTACGACCCGCGGGATAACTCCGCGGAGTGGAACGACGACGAGCGGGCCGCCGAAGACGACTGA